The window GAACTACCGCCGCATCGCCGAGGCGGCGGACGAACACGACGTGTTCCTCTGGTGCGACATGGAAGACCACGAGACGACGGACGTGACGCTCGACGCCTTCGAGGAACTCGCCCGCGAGTTCGACGGCGGCATGGGCCTGTGCGTGCAGGCGAACCTGAAACGCACGCCCGACGACCTGGAGCGCTTGGCGGACGTTCCCGGCAAGATTCGACTCGTGAAGGGCGCGTACGACGAACCCGCGGCCATCGCGCACAAGAAGAAGTCGAAGGTGGACGAGGTGTACACGGAACTGCTCGAGTTCCTCTTCGACGAGTACGTCGGTGGCATCGCCGTCGGCAGTCACGACCCGAAGATGATAGCCGCCGCGCGCGAACTCGCCGCCGAGTACGACCGAGACTACGAGGTACAGATGCTCATGGGCGTCCGCGAGGATGCACAGCGCGAACTCGCCGCCGAGGGCGTTCGCGTGTGGCAGTACGCACCCTACGGCGGCAAGTGGTTCCAGTACTTCTATCGTCGCGTGCGCGAGCGTAAGGAGAACGCGCTCTTCGCCCTGCGAGCAGTCGTCGGTATCTGAGAGCGTCGGGTTTTCGCCTCGCCGGGCGGTTTCTGGAGCGTTGCACCGAGTATCGGCAGGACGAACCGTACTAGAAATCCCCTTAAGCCCACAGGTTCACACTTCGCGTATCAATGTCCTCGTGGAGACGTGACTTCGCAAGCGGACTCGTGGTCCTCGTTCCGCTTCTCGTCATCCTGTACGTCCTGTCTATCTTGTACAATAGTATCGTCAAGCTCCCGATAATCGAGAACATCCAACCACCCTACGGCTTCTTCATCGCTATCATCGTGTTCTTGATGCTCGTCCTCTCGGTGGGCTACCTGATGCGGACGACTGTCGGCCGGTTGCTCGAATCCGGACTCGACACGATGATGAACAAAGTCCCACTCGTCCGAATCGTCTACAACGCTTCTAAACTCGCCGTCGAAACCGCACTCACCGGTACCGAAGACCTCCAGAAACCGGTCCGTCTGGAGACGTGGCCGGGCATCCGGATGACCGCGTTCAAGACCGGGAAGAAGACCGCAGACGGCAGGGAAATCATCTTCATGCCGACTGCACCGAACATCACCACCGGCTTCGTGATGGAAGTCGACCCCGACGACATCGAAGAGACCGGCGAGAAAGTCGAAGAAGCGCTCACGCGTGTCCTCTCTGCCGGGTTCGCCGAACAGGACCACATCAACGAGTACAGCATCGAAGTGACCGAAGAGTCGACCGATGGAACGACGAACGACGGAACGACGAACGACGGGCCAGTCGTCAACGAGTAGGGACTCTGCGCGAGTCGCGACGGGCAAAAATGAAGATACAGTGGTCGTCGTCTACTGTTCGTCGACGTAGGTGAACCACTCTTCGTGGTCGTCGGTGCGACGCTCCACGAGGTCGAAGAAGGCGGTCTGGAGTTCCTCGGTGACTGGACCGCGCGTCCCCTCGCCGATGACGACGTTGTCCACCTTCCGGATGGGCGTGACTTCTGCGGCGCTACCGGTGAAGAACAGTTCGTCGGCCGTGTGGAGTTCGCCACGGCTGATGACGGCGCTGTCGTCGACTTCGTAGCCACGTTCGCGGGCGAGCGTGATGACGGTGTCGCGGGTGATGCCGTCGAGGATGCTCTGGGAGAGACCGGGCGTGAGGATTTTGCCGTCACGGACCATGAAGAGGTTCTCACCGGGGCCTTCGGCGACGTTGCCTTCCTTGTTCAGGACGATTGCTTCGACGTAGCCGTTGCGGCGGGCCTCTTCTCCGGCGAGAAGGGAGTTCACGTAGAGACCGGTCGTCTTCGCGTTCGTCGGAATCTGGCTGGAGGCGTGCTTGCGCCACGACGAGACCATCACGTCGACGCCGTTTTCGAGGGCGTCTTCGCCGAGGTAGGTTCCCCACGGCCACGCCGCGATGGCGATATCGGTCGGGTTGTCCTGGGGACTCACGCCGAGCGAATCGTAGCCGTAGTAGGCGATGGGGCGGATGTAACACCCGTCGAGGTCGTTGCGCTTGATGACCTCGATGGTCGCCTCGGTGAGTTCCTCGGGCGTGTAGTCGATGTCCATGTTGTACGGCTTCGCGGAGTTGTAGAGGCGCTCGAGGTGTTCTTCCCAGCGGAAGATAGCCGGGCCGCGGTCGGTGTCGTAGGCGCGAACACCCTCGAAGATACCCGTGCCGTAGTGAAGTCCGTGCGAGAGGACGTGAATCTGCGCGTCGTCCCAGTCCACGTATTCGCCGTTCATCCAAATCGTGGACACGTCCATGTCGTCAAATCCCATGTAAGGCCCTTCGGTGGCCCCCCTCTAAAATCATGACGAACCGGCCACCGCGTCCCCCGGGAATCTATGGTTACCTGTCAGTATTTCCATAGTATGTCACTCGAATCTGTCGCCGTCACCGGCGGTACGGGAAGACTCGGACCAACTGTCGTCAGCCACCTCCAGGCCCACGGGTACACAGTGACCAACCTCAGTCGGAGCGGTGGGTCGGACCGCGCAGACAACGACGTCCGCGTGAGTGCGACCGACCCCGGTGACCTCGTCGCGGCACTCGCGTCCGTCGAGGCCGACGCCATCGTCCACCTCGGGACCATCTCGACGCCCGACCACGACCCCGGCCACCGCGTCTTCGAGAGTAACGTCCAATCGACCTACGTCGTCCTCGAAGCGGCGGCGGCCCTCGACATCGAGAACGTCGCCATCGCGTCGAGCATGAGCGCAAACGGCGGGTCGTTCGAACCTGACCCCGCGCGAATCGATTATCTTCCCATCGACGAGTCACACCGCGCAACCCCGTCGAATCCGTACGGACTGGGAAAGTACATCGCTGAAGAGACGGCGACGGGGTTCGCCCGCCGCAGCGACGCGCCGACGACAATCGCGAGTCTCCGCTTCCCGTGGATGCCGAGTACAGCGGAGGCACGAGAGGCGTTCGCCGAACGCGACCGGACGCTCGCCGGACTCCGCGACGACGGTGTCTTCCACACGGCCAGAAACACCCTGTTTGCCTACCTCGGCCGGGAGGATGCCGCGAGACTGGTCCGTCGGGCTATCGAGGCAGACTTCGAAGGACACGAAGTGTTCTGGGCGGCAGCAGACGACACGTCGACGACAGTCGAGTCGGCGAAGATTGCTCAGGAGGTGTATCCAGACGCCGGGGTTCGGACACCTCTCTCGGGACACCAGTCACTCGTCTCGACAGAGAAAGCACAGGAGATGCTCGGGTGGGTACCCGAGTGGTCGTGGCGCGACGAACGCGTCTGAAGAAAAGTCGGGAGTCCGAGATGGGTCGAGTCAGCGAAGCGCGTCGACCAGTCGTTCGCCGTCGACGAACGCCAAGTCGTGTCGGGTCGCGTAGTCGCGCGCAGTGGCCTTCGGGAGTGCCGCACCGCTCTCGTCGTCGAGCATCTCACAGACGACGACGGCGGGTGGGACGTCCGCCTCGTCGGCGAGGGCTAATCCGAGTTCGGTGTGGCCCTGTCGGTCGTCGAGGAGGTTCGGCGCGCCGCGGAGCAAGTGGACGTGGCCGGGTGCGCGAAACTCGGTCCCGAAGTCGTCGGCGTCGTAGTCACCGAGGCGCGTCGACTCGGCGACGGGCGCGAGACGAGAGATAGTCATCGCGCGGTCCCGGTCGGTGATGCCAGTGAAGGAGTCACGGTGGTTCACCGTGAACGAGAACGACGACCGAGAGTCGTATCCGAGGTCGTGGGAACTCGCGGCGGGGTGGTTCAGCACGTCGTCCATGAAGGGTAACGAGAGCGTCTCGGCCACGTCGTCCGGGAGGGCGACGCAGACGAGACCACCGGCGTCGTTGCGCATGCGCGCGACATCGGCGGGGGTGACGGCACCAGCGGGATAGACGAGGTCGACCTCGCCTTCCCGGTCGTCGAAGTCGTGAATGAGAACCGGTTCGCCCGCGCGGAACGCGTCGAGGACGCGTTCGACGCTGTCGTAGTCGCTCTCGGCGGAACGACTCATTCGAACTCGGCCTCCTCGACGCAGACGGTGATGCTGTCGCCATCTTCGAGGTCCAGTACGTCACGGAGTTTGTCCGGCGCGATAATCTCCAGTTGCGACTCGTCGTGGTGGGTTCGCTCGGGCACGATGATGTGGACCGGGTCGTAGGTGTCGCCGTCCACGTCGATGGCGGCGGCGTAGCACGTCGCCGGACCGAAGGTTCGCTCGTCGTCTTCCCACCCGTCGATGGGAACCGCGTCGAGGGCAGACATGCCCGCACGAGAACGGACCGCGTCGTCGTCGAGACGGACGTTCAGCGTCCCCGGGAACGGTTCGTAACCTAGTCGCTCTGTGAACTGTTCCATGTACCCCAGAAGCGAGATGTAGTGGCGACCCTCGCCCATCCCGCCCGTGACTTCGCCGTCAAGGACGACGACAGAAGGCGTCTCGAAGATTCGCTGGTAGTCGGCGTACTCGCGTCGGAGGGCGGACTCACCGTCGTCGGTGACGGTGACCCACTGTCCGTCCGAGACGACTTCGCGGTCGACGAAGGCGGCCTCTTCGAGACGTTGGAGACGACGTGACGCCGTCTGATTGGAGACACCCAGTCTGTCTGCGAGACCCGAACAGGAGACTTTGACTGGGCCGGAGCGGCCACCGTCGAGGGCGACGAGTTTCAGTGTGGCCAACTCGTCGTACCCGACCGTGGCAGCAACTACCGATTCTGACATACGTCAGCGTTCGAGCGCGCGTCCCATAAGCGTATCGTAAATGAGATGCATTCCAGAAATGAGATGGTGCCAGACAGAGGCACCGAACACTTCGTACGTGGTGACTATCGGGGCACCGGTGGTAAGTCCGTCGGTCAGTCTACCGAATCGAGAAGGTGCCGACCGAAGCCTCTCTCGACACAGAAGTTAAGAGTGGAAAATCGGGGAGTGGGATGGGCAAGGAGAGCCGGGCACAGCGGAGCAGGTGCTGTTTTCGGAACGGTCGGTCCAGGGCTACGCGTCGAGGGTCGTCCAGTCGTGCTGGTGAATCAGGATTCTGCTGCCCTGCGCTCGGCACTTATTTGGGAGATGCCGGCGTTCGCCGAACACCTCGGGCACGCGTAGACACGGCCATCGTCGTCACCGAACACGCGGACGAAGTTCCTCGACACGAACGCATCGCAGTGGTTGCATTGACTCATAGTGGGGGTGGTGGCAGTGGGGTTCTGCCTCGACAGATACGTGGAGCGCACAGGATATACCGCTACTACCTAACTGGTAAGGTGTCTCTGTGCGGTGCCGTCTCATCGACGATGGAGAGCGCTGAGACGATAGTCCTCCACCGAGAGCGACGAGAGGGACGGCCGTGCTCGGACGGTTCGGAAAGGCCTTTAGCCGCCTGCCGAGAATCCGCGTACATGTTCAGACAGTTCCGTGAGGAGGTCGAGGCGGCGCTCTCTGCGGCGCTCTCGTCGCTCGACCTCCCCACCGACGACCTCGGGGTCGAGGAACCACCGGAGGACGTACCTGCAACCCTCGCCTCCAGCGTCGCGTTCCGACTGGCCGGCGTCGTCGGTGCCGCACCGCCGAGCGTCGCTGCCGACATCGCCGACGAGATATCCGTCGAGGGCTACGACTACCTCGCCGCGGTCGATACGCAAGGGCCGTACGTGAACTTCCACGTGACCGATGCCTACTACGACGACACGCTCGATTCGGCCGCCACCGACACCGAGTACGGTCGGCTTCCGTCGACCGGCGACAGCGTCGTCGTCGAACACACGAGCGCGAACCCGACGGGACCGGTTCACGTCGGCCGTACTCGAAACCCCGTCATCGGTGACGCCGTCGCCAACTTGCTCGACTTCGCCGGCAACGACGTGGAGCGGCACTACTACGTGAACGATGCCGGCCGCCAGATGGCCGTCTTCACGTGGGCCTACGAGACGTTCGACGAGGAGGACCTCGACAGCGAACCCGCCCGTGACCGCATCGAATACGACCTCGTCCGGTACTACCAGAAGGGCAACGCCTACCTCGAAGACGCGGACGCCGCGGACGCCGAGGCCGCCGAAGAAGAGATTACGGCGATTCTCCAGGGCATCGAAGAAGGCGACGAAGAGACCTACGCGCGCGTCGAAGAAGTCGTCGACCAAGTTCTCGGCGGCATGCGCGAGTGCCTCGAACGCCTCCCCGCCGAGTTCGACGAGTTCGTCAAAGAGACGCGCTTCATGTTCGACGGGAGCACCCGTGACCTCGCCGACCGCCTCAAAGAGACCGAGTACGCGGTCTACGAGGAAGACGCGTGGCAACTCGAACTCGACGACTACGGGTTCGAGAAGAACCTCGTGTTCCTCCGCTCTGACGACACGTCGCTGTACACGACGCGTGACCTCGCCCACCACGAGTGGAAGTTCGACAACTACGACCGCGCCGTGACCGTCCTCGGTGAGGACCACAAACTGCAGGCCGGCCAACTCCGTGCCGCCCTCGACATCCTCGGCAACGACGTGGACAAACTCGAGAACGTCATCTACTCGTGGGTCAACCTCCCCGGCGGCGAGACGATGTCCACCCGGAAGGGAACCGGCGTCATGCTCGACGACCTGCTCGACGAGTCAGTCTCGCGCGCCCGCGACGAAGTCGAAAAACGCCTCGAAGGCCGCGTCCGCGACGACGACTTGGACGACGACGACATCGACCGCATCGCCCGGCAGGTCGGTATCGGCGCTGTCCGCTACGACATCGTCTCGAAGCAACCGACGAAGACCATCACGTTCGAGTGGGACCAAGCGCTCAACTTCGAGGCCCAATCCGCACCGTACATCCAGTACGTCCACGCACGCTGCTGCGGCATCGTCGACGAGGCGGCCAACGCCGGCCTCGACGACACCAACGTCGACCCGTCTGTCCTCACGACCGAGGCCGAACGTGACCTCGTCCGTACGATTGCACGGTTCCCCGCCGTCGTCGAAGCGGCGGCCGACGACCTCGAACCTCACGCAGTCGCCACTTACGCCCGCGAACTCGCGGAAGTGTTCAACACCTTCTACCGCGAGTGCCCGGTACTCGACGCCGACGAAGGTGTCGGTGCCGCCCGCCTCGCACTCGTCAAAGCCGCGCGGAACGCCGTGGCTAACGCACTCGCTATCGTCGGCGTGGAAGCACCCGAGTCGATGTGAACACGGGCTGAAACGACTTTTTCTGACTTAGAACAAGAACGGAAGTGCGACTACCGCGGAGACGAGCGACCCGCCGAGCGCGAGGACCGTCACGGCACCGCCGCCGAGTGCCAGCAGTAGGAACAGCACTATCCACCAGAAGGGAACTGACTCAGAGTCTGCCATAGGGGCCTTTCAGCGGACCCGAGTAAAAGAACTTCCCGTTTAGCCGAGGAAGCGACTGAAGAAGCCTTTCTTCTTCTCCTCGTCGTCGTCGTCGAGCGATTCGACCTCTTCGACGAGTGAGGTGGTGTAGACGCCCTCTTCGTCGTCGTCTTCGTCTTCGTCGCGGTCGACGACTTCTGTCGACTGCTGGGTTGCATCCGGTTCTGCCTCGGCGACGAGGGGTTCGTCCGCCGATTCCGACGATGCGTCCTCGACGACCGCGGATGCATCGTCAGAGCGGTCCGTGGCGTCGTCAGAGCTGGACGGGTCCGTAGCATCGTCAGAGTCGGTCAGTGCTGCGTCATCATCAGCGTCTTCCGTGGGTGGGAGGTGGTCGGCGTCGGCCGTCTGTGTGTCTGCGCCCTCCGCGACGCCGGGTCCACTCGTCGGTTCGACGACGTCGTCTCCAGCGAGTGGGTCTGCGCCCATCGAGTCAGCCGCGTCGAGATTGGCGGTGACTGGGTCTTCGACAGAGACGACGTCCTCGGGAGGTTCCTCGTCGGCAGTGGTGTCGGTTCCGTCACCAGCGAGGGGGTCGTCGTCTACCGACTCGGAGGACTCGTTGCCCTCGGACCCGAACGGAATTGCGGCGTCGAGCGCTGCTTCGGCCTCGTCTTCGAGTGTCGTCGTAGTCGACGCCGATTGGTCTGTGGCAGTCTCGTCGGGCGATGGTGGTTCCGTGTCGGCAGGCGACTCCTGAACGGGGTCTGGGTCAGCAGGCGGTTCCTGAACAGGGTCGAGAGATGGGTCGGGGTTCGAGTCGGACTCAGGTTCGGGGGGCAGGTCCAGTTCGGGTTCGGGTTCGGGTTCGGGTTCAGGTTCAGGCTCAGATGCCTGGTCCCGGAACGACTTCGGCGTCGATTCGGGTTCCGGGTCCGATTCGGGTTCCGGGTCCGATTCGGGTTCCGGGTCCGGGTCCGGCGTCGATTGTTGGTCCAAGTCGGTGTCGAGGGCCGGTTCGGGAGCGGCCTCGTCGATGGCGGTCTCGGTGGTGGGTGCGTCACCTGCGACGGGGTCCGAGCCAGAGTCGTCGTCGGTTTCGACGACGGTCACGTCGTCGGCATCGTCGTCTGCTGTGTCTGAGGAGTCGACAACACCCTCAGTGTCAGCAGAAGTCGGCCCTGTCGGGTCACTCGTCTGGTCCACGTCGTCGTCCGAGGGTGCATCGGGTATCGGAACTGGGTTGCCAGTGAGTGCCTCTGCGAGGGCACGGTACCCGGCGGCAGCGATACTCTTCGGCGCGCGCGCGACGACTGGGACCTGAGTACTGAGTGCCTCGCGAATCGCCGAGTCTTCGGGAACGACGGCGATGACGCCCGTGTCGAGGAGGGATGCGACCTCGTCGGCGTTCGGATTCGACTGGTTGACGCGAGTGAGGACGACGCCGACGACGTCCGCACCGATTCGTTCGCCGAGTTGGCGCGTCTTCTCGGTGTCGCCGAGTGCTTCTCGTTCCGTCGTCGAAACCAAGAGCACCTCGTCGGCGAGTTTCAGCGGGACGAAGGTGTCGTCACTGAGGCCCGCGCCGGTGTCGACGAGGACGATGTCGTATCGTTCTTTGAGTTCTTCGATGACCGGGTGGAGTTCCTTCGCGTTCGCACTGGCGAAGGCCTCCAACGCCGTCGACCCGGGGAGGACAGAGAGACCCTCTGGTCCCTCGTAGGTGGCCGATTCGACCGTCGTCTCGCCTGTCAGCACGTCGTGGAGGGTCTCTCCGTCGGGGTCAACACCGAGAGCGCCGGCGAGATTCGGCATCCCGAGGTCACCGTCGACGACGACGACGTCCTGCCCGGCCATCGAGAGGACGGTTCCGAGGTTGGCTGTCGTCGTGGTCTTTCCAACCCCACCTTTTGCGCTGGCGATTGCGTACACCCGTGCCATAATTCCAACTGTCGAAGTCCACCCGTGACAGCAACATAAATGTTCTCCGACCGGTGCCGTGATTATCCCGTCCGTTCGGTGACGTGTGGGTCGGTACCGCGAGGCGTAGCCAGTCAAAGGTTACTTAGCCGCTGGATGGACTAGGAAGAGTGATGAGTAGCGACGCCGAGGAGGCGAGCGAAGACCGCCGAAAGTACGAATTCAAGAAGGTCATCGAGGACCTCAAAGAGTACGAAGGCTCCGGTACCCAGCTCGTCACCATCTACATCCCCGAAGATAAGCAGATTTCTGACGTCGTCGAGCACGTCATTACAGAGCATAGTGAAGCGTCTAACATCAAGTCGAAGCAGACGCGAACGAACGTGCAGGACGCCCTGACGAGTATCAAAGACCGCCTTCGGTACTACGACACGTTCCCGCCAGAGCGCGGCATCGTCATGTTCTCCGGCGCGGTCAACTCCGGCGGCGGCCAGACGAACATGGTCACGAAAGTCTTAGACAGCCCACCGGAACCGATTCAGTCGTTCCGCTACCACTGTGACTCGAACTTCCTCACCGGCCCACTCGAGGACATGCTCATGGACAAGGGCCTCTTTGGCCTCGTCGTCCTCGACCGCCGCGAGGCGAACGTCGGGTGGCTGAAAGGCAAGCGCGTCGAACCCGTCAAGAGCGCCTCGTCACTCGTTCCGGGCAAGCAGCGCAAAGGTGGCCAGTCCGCCCAGCGTTTCGCCCGCCTCCGTCTCGAAGCAATCGACAACTTCTATCAGGAAGTCGCCGGGATGGCGAACGACCTGTTCGTCCCCAAGCGCCACGACATGGACGGCATCCTCGTGGGCGGTCCCTCCCCGACGAAAGACGAGTTCCTCGACGGGGACTACCTCCACCACGAACTTCAGGACCTCGTCGTCGGGAAGTTCGACGTCGCGTACACCGACGAGTCGGGCCTCTACGACCTCGTCGACGCCGCACAGGACGTGTTGGCCGACCAGGAGGTCATGAAAGACAAAAAGGAGATGGAAGAGTTCTTCGAGAAACTCCACCGCGGCAACGAGTCCACGTACGGGTTCGAAGCGACCCGGAAGAACCTCGTCATGGGCTCTGTCGACCGCCTCCTCATCTCCGAGGACCTGCGGAAAGACGTCGCCGTCTACGACTGTGGCGGCCAAGAGGAGTTCGAACTCGTCGACCACCGCCACAACACCCCCTCGCACGACTGCGAGGACGGCAGTGAGGCCGAACTCAAGGAACGCGAGGACGTCATCGAGTACCTGATGGACCTCGCCGACCAGCGCGGGACCGAGACGAAGTTCATCAGCACCGACTTCGAGAAAGGCGAACAACTCTACGACGCGTTCGGTGGCATCGCCGGCATCCTCCGGTACTCCACCGGCATCTAAGCGACTCCTCCTCGGCGTCTTTCGTGTGCGCGAGCGCTCACAGACCGTACTCTAAAGAAACGTCTCTAACTGCGTGTGCCGACGCCCCACGTCGAAGTGTGGGTCGGAGACCGACTGTTCGAGTCTGTCGAGCGTGAGGTGTACGTCCACTCCCTCGCGTTCGGCGTACTCGGCGGACTCGACGATAGCCTCGCGGTTCAGCGCCAACGAATCGAGAAAGCCGACGAGCAACGCGAACGCGGCCCCACCCTCTCCATCGGGGATGACATCACCGAGTGGTCGCGCATCGCCATCGGTCACTCGTTCGTCACTCGGATGGACGCGGAGGCAGTCGGCACAGAGACCAATCGTCACCGCACCCTGTGGTGCGTACTCTTCGAGTGGTTCGGGGACGGCGAAGACGGCCTCGTCACCCCCACAGTTGGGACACGGCATACGCACTGCTACGCAGTGGAAGCGTGAAAATTGGTCGGTGAGACGACCGTGGGTGGTGGCGAATCGACGTGGTTACGCGGCGGCCGCTTCGGCCTCTTCGGCGGCTTTCCGCTCTTCTTTCTCTTCTTCTTCCTTCTTCGCCTTGATCTTCTTCAGACGGAAAATCTCTTCGCGCTCTTGTTCTTCGAGTTTCTGCTCGATGTACTCTTTGTTCTCGTAGAGTTCGGGGAGCAGTTTGAATTCGAGTGCGTTGACACGGCGCTTCGTCGTCTCGATTTCTTCGAGCATCTTCTTCATCGCCGTCTCGACTTCCGCCGCGAGGATGATAGATTCGAGAAGTTCCTCGTACGCGTCGGCGGCCTCGTCGATGCGGGCGGACGACCCGAGAAGCCCGTAGCCACGCTGGTCGAGGCTCTTCTTCACGCGCGAGGACTCGATCTGCGGGACGACGACGCCCATGATGTTCTTCGACTGCGTCGTGATTTCGGGGTACTCCTTCAGCGCTGCTGCTGCGCCCCGAACCGCGACGTCGCCTTCCATGGCGCGCGCCATGTTGATGGTGCGCTGTGCGCGTTCGTAGTCCGCGTTGAGGTTCGCACGCACGTCCTGTGCCTGGTCGAGGATGTCCATGAACTCCATGATGAGACCGTCACGCTTCTGTTCGAGCGTGTCGTGGCCCCGCTCCGAGAGTTCGATGCGATCCTCGATCGCCATCAAGTTCTTGCGGGTCGGCTTGACGTCTTCGGCCATCTTTGGCGAGGGTTGTTCGTCAGGGGTGTTAATCTTTTACTGTCTGGCCCGTCAGACCGGGTGAAATTCGTCACTGAGTGGGGAAGACGAGTGGTGAGCGACCACGGCAAGTCACCTAGTGCGACCGAATTGGCCCGGCCCGACTAGTTCGACCCCACTTCGAAGAACTGTGTGACGAGTTTTCGCTCGGCCGCACGAAGGTGCTGGTGGAACGTCGCCCGCGACACGTCCATCGCCTCGGCGAGTTCGTCGCCCGTGACGCCGTGCGGCCACTCGAAGAACCCGCCCAAGTACGCGAGTTGGAGTGCCGTGTGTTGTCTATCGGTGAGGTCCGCGCCGACGCTCCCGACGAACTCACGGGGCGTCTGCGGTGGTTCCGACCGGTCTCTGACGGCACGGAGTTCGACACCCGTCGCGGCCTGTCGAAGGTCGTCGAGTAGTGCACGACCGACCGAGCGGTCTGGAACGACGACGGTGAACCGACTGCCGGTCTCGTCGGCTTCGAGGTCGATGAGTCGTCCACCGGCGTCCGCGACGAGGTGCGCGAGTGACCCCCCCGACAAGACGAGTTCGGACAGGCCGACATCGTCTCCGCGCGGGACGCGTGCGATGGTGCCGACACCATCGACGTCGACGTCGGCCGCGTCGAGTTGCGTCGGCGGCGTCGACGAGACGAACAGACTGAGCGTGCCGTCGTCGTGGAGGACCGACCCCTCGTACGCGAGTTCGCACTCGGTTGCCGCCGCGATTTGGACGAGAGGCTGGGTCGGGTCACTCACGTCGAGTTCGAGTTCGAGGACGCCCTCAGAGATGAGCGAGCGTCTGCTCTCGAAGGCGTCGATTGCCGCGCCGACCGCTCGGCCGAGCGTTCCGAAGACCACGTTCACCTCGTCGTCGAGTTCGTCTGTGTCTGCGTACACGGTCAACACGCCGTAGAGCGTCTCTCGGTGGATTATCGGCACTGCAATAGCCGCCCGAAACGGCACGGCCTCACCCTCGTGTAACGACCCGTTTGCGGCGACGGCAGACTGGACGCGAAGTGTCTCTGCGGCCCGTGCAGTGACATCGTCGGCGTCGCCATCGATTTCGAGTGCTTCGACGAACGCCGTCTCTGTGCCGGCCCACTCGTTCGGGACGATGACCGCAGGCGAGAGGTCACAGTCACCAATCCACGCGCACGTGAACGACTCTGTCTCCGCGACGCGGGAACACACCGCCGCTTCGAGTTCTTGGCGCGTCTCCGCCCTGACGAGGGCCTCCGTCACGTCTTCGAGGAGTCCTTCGATGAGGTCGACGAGCGTGCTGAGTCGCGCACGCTCTTCTTCTACCCGCTCGGCGTTCCGCTCTGCGGCTTCTTCGGCACGCACCCGTTCGGTGATGTCCGTCTGGAACCCGACGTAGTGTGTCACCTCGCCGTTCGGTCCGCTGAGTGGGGCGAGGTCGACCCGGTTCCAGAACGTCTCACCGCCCTCTCTGTAGTTCAGGAGTTCGACCGACGCCGCCGCTTCGTTCTCGATTGCCGTGCGGAGTTCGGCGACACGTTCCGGGTTCGTTTTCGGCCCCTGTAGGTAACGACAGTTTCGACCCAACGCCGACTCGACAGAGTAGCCCGTCATCGACTCGAACGCCTCGTTGACGTAGACGAGAGGTCGGTCGGGGAGCGTGCAGTCGGCGATGGTGATACCGACGGGCGCTTCGTCTATCGCCTGTTCTTTCAGGTCTTCGGTGATTCGTTCGGCCGCGACTGTTCCGTGTCGGTGCCACGCGACGGCACTCTCGACTCGTTCTGGGAGTCGGTCGAAGAGATTCGAGTCGACGAGAGGGACAGCATCTGCTGCACCAGCGTCCAGTGCCTGTTCAGACGAGAGGTCACCGTCAGGTGTGACGACTGCGACGAGTGGGGCCGTCGTCTCGGGTCGCAACGACGAGATGGCGTCGACCCGGTCCGTCGCGACGACGAGGCAGTCGACCGACTCGGCGTCGCATTGCTCCTTCGCTGCATCG is drawn from Haloferax litoreum and contains these coding sequences:
- a CDS encoding NAD-dependent epimerase/dehydratase family protein, which encodes MSLESVAVTGGTGRLGPTVVSHLQAHGYTVTNLSRSGGSDRADNDVRVSATDPGDLVAALASVEADAIVHLGTISTPDHDPGHRVFESNVQSTYVVLEAAAALDIENVAIASSMSANGGSFEPDPARIDYLPIDESHRATPSNPYGLGKYIAEETATGFARRSDAPTTIASLRFPWMPSTAEAREAFAERDRTLAGLRDDGVFHTARNTLFAYLGREDAARLVRRAIEADFEGHEVFWAAADDTSTTVESAKIAQEVYPDAGVRTPLSGHQSLVSTEKAQEMLGWVPEWSWRDERV
- a CDS encoding proline dehydrogenase family protein, which produces MIPPIASKFVAGESAAAALDHARQMNDDGVAVILNLLGEHYHERGPADEDADVYVELVEDIASTGLDACVSVKPSQIGLDVGDEVFEENYRRIAEAADEHDVFLWCDMEDHETTDVTLDAFEELAREFDGGMGLCVQANLKRTPDDLERLADVPGKIRLVKGAYDEPAAIAHKKKSKVDEVYTELLEFLFDEYVGGIAVGSHDPKMIAAARELAAEYDRDYEVQMLMGVREDAQRELAAEGVRVWQYAPYGGKWFQYFYRRVRERKENALFALRAVVGI
- a CDS encoding DUF7563 family protein, translating into MSQCNHCDAFVSRNFVRVFGDDDGRVYACPRCSANAGISQISAERRAAES
- a CDS encoding DUF120 domain-containing protein, yielding MSESVVAATVGYDELATLKLVALDGGRSGPVKVSCSGLADRLGVSNQTASRRLQRLEEAAFVDREVVSDGQWVTVTDDGESALRREYADYQRIFETPSVVVLDGEVTGGMGEGRHYISLLGYMEQFTERLGYEPFPGTLNVRLDDDAVRSRAGMSALDAVPIDGWEDDERTFGPATCYAAAIDVDGDTYDPVHIIVPERTHHDESQLEIIAPDKLRDVLDLEDGDSITVCVEEAEFE
- a CDS encoding branched-chain amino acid transaminase, producing MGFDDMDVSTIWMNGEYVDWDDAQIHVLSHGLHYGTGIFEGVRAYDTDRGPAIFRWEEHLERLYNSAKPYNMDIDYTPEELTEATIEVIKRNDLDGCYIRPIAYYGYDSLGVSPQDNPTDIAIAAWPWGTYLGEDALENGVDVMVSSWRKHASSQIPTNAKTTGLYVNSLLAGEEARRNGYVEAIVLNKEGNVAEGPGENLFMVRDGKILTPGLSQSILDGITRDTVITLARERGYEVDDSAVISRGELHTADELFFTGSAAEVTPIRKVDNVVIGEGTRGPVTEELQTAFFDLVERRTDDHEEWFTYVDEQ
- the ribB gene encoding 3,4-dihydroxy-2-butanone-4-phosphate synthase; its protein translation is MSRSAESDYDSVERVLDAFRAGEPVLIHDFDDREGEVDLVYPAGAVTPADVARMRNDAGGLVCVALPDDVAETLSLPFMDDVLNHPAASSHDLGYDSRSSFSFTVNHRDSFTGITDRDRAMTISRLAPVAESTRLGDYDADDFGTEFRAPGHVHLLRGAPNLLDDRQGHTELGLALADEADVPPAVVVCEMLDDESGAALPKATARDYATRHDLAFVDGERLVDALR
- a CDS encoding DUF502 domain-containing protein, with translation MSSWRRDFASGLVVLVPLLVILYVLSILYNSIVKLPIIENIQPPYGFFIAIIVFLMLVLSVGYLMRTTVGRLLESGLDTMMNKVPLVRIVYNASKLAVETALTGTEDLQKPVRLETWPGIRMTAFKTGKKTADGREIIFMPTAPNITTGFVMEVDPDDIEETGEKVEEALTRVLSAGFAEQDHINEYSIEVTEESTDGTTNDGTTNDGPVVNE